In a genomic window of Streptomyces roseoviridis:
- the tpx gene encoding thiol peroxidase, with protein MAQVALKGNPVTVDGSLPATGTQAPEFTLVGEGLADKSLKDFAGKRKVLNIFPSVDTPTCASSVRAFNAKAGDLENTVVLCISADLPFAQARFCGAEGLENVQSLSTLRGRDFHTDYGVAIADGPLAGLTARAVVVLDENDKVLHTELVNEISEEPNYEAALSALK; from the coding sequence ATGGCGCAGGTCGCGCTCAAGGGCAACCCCGTAACCGTCGACGGCTCCCTGCCCGCCACGGGCACCCAGGCCCCCGAGTTCACCCTGGTCGGTGAGGGTCTGGCGGACAAGTCGCTGAAGGACTTCGCCGGCAAGCGCAAGGTGCTCAACATCTTCCCCAGCGTCGACACCCCCACCTGCGCGTCCTCCGTGCGCGCCTTCAACGCGAAGGCCGGTGACCTGGAGAACACCGTCGTGCTCTGCATCTCGGCGGACCTCCCCTTCGCCCAGGCCCGCTTCTGCGGCGCCGAGGGCCTGGAGAACGTGCAGAGCCTCTCCACCCTGCGCGGCCGCGACTTCCACACCGACTACGGTGTCGCGATCGCCGACGGCCCGCTGGCCGGTCTGACCGCCCGCGCCGTCGTCGTCCTCGACGAGAACGACAAGGTCCTCCACACGGAGCTCGTCAACGAGATCTCCGAGGAGCCGAACTACGAGGCCGCCCTCTCCGCCCTGAAGTGA
- a CDS encoding FAD-binding oxidoreductase — protein sequence MDGTAVETLRASLRGEVIGPDDPGYDGARAIYNAMIDRRPAVIARCADTSDVRAAVRYARDTGTDLAVRGGGHSGGGLCLADGSLMVDLSAMRWVRVDPVARTALVGGGGQIGDLDHEAHGFGLATPGGIMSTTGVGGLTLGGGHGHLTRAYGLTIDNLLAADVVLADGSVVTASAEEHPDLFWALRGGGGNFGVVTSFTFALHPVGDVGLAVTLWEPEHIGAVLRWYREFLPAADTDLNGFFATLVVAPEAPFPEEIHGKRMCGVVWCHTGATDEDGLAKTFAAVADPAPPAFHFETPVPYPGIQSMFDDLIPKGLQWYWRGDFFDTVGDDAIDVHRAFLERMPTELSTMHLYPVDGAAHGPGPMDTAWAYRDAVWSGVIAGIGAEPGDAERIRAWAVDYWDALHPHSMGGAYVNFLGADEGRDRVRATYRGHYDRLAEVKRTYDPDNVFHHTQNIVPAAG from the coding sequence ATGGACGGTACGGCGGTGGAGACCCTGCGCGCGTCGCTGCGCGGCGAGGTGATCGGCCCCGACGACCCGGGATACGACGGGGCCCGGGCGATCTACAACGCGATGATCGACCGCCGGCCCGCGGTGATCGCGCGGTGCGCGGACACCTCCGACGTCCGGGCGGCGGTGCGCTACGCCCGGGACACCGGCACGGACCTGGCGGTGCGCGGCGGCGGGCACAGCGGCGGCGGGCTGTGCCTGGCCGACGGCTCCCTGATGGTGGACCTGTCGGCGATGCGGTGGGTACGGGTCGATCCGGTGGCGCGGACCGCGCTGGTCGGCGGCGGCGGCCAGATCGGCGACCTGGACCACGAGGCGCACGGTTTCGGCCTGGCGACGCCGGGCGGGATCATGTCGACGACCGGCGTGGGCGGACTGACCCTGGGCGGCGGGCACGGGCACCTGACCCGCGCGTACGGCCTGACGATCGACAACCTGCTGGCGGCGGACGTGGTCCTCGCGGACGGTTCGGTCGTCACCGCCTCGGCGGAGGAACACCCGGATCTGTTCTGGGCGTTGCGCGGGGGCGGCGGCAACTTCGGGGTGGTGACCTCGTTCACGTTCGCGCTGCACCCGGTGGGCGACGTGGGGCTCGCCGTCACCCTGTGGGAGCCGGAGCACATCGGTGCGGTGCTGCGCTGGTACCGGGAGTTCCTGCCGGCGGCGGACACCGACCTGAACGGCTTCTTCGCCACGCTGGTGGTGGCGCCCGAGGCGCCGTTCCCCGAGGAGATCCACGGGAAGCGGATGTGCGGGGTGGTGTGGTGCCACACGGGCGCCACGGACGAGGACGGCCTCGCGAAGACGTTCGCGGCGGTCGCCGACCCGGCGCCGCCCGCCTTCCACTTCGAGACGCCCGTCCCGTACCCGGGGATCCAGTCGATGTTCGACGACCTGATCCCCAAGGGGCTGCAGTGGTACTGGCGCGGGGACTTCTTCGACACGGTCGGCGACGACGCGATCGACGTCCACCGCGCCTTCCTGGAGCGGATGCCGACCGAGCTGTCGACGATGCACCTCTACCCCGTCGACGGCGCCGCCCACGGCCCCGGCCCCATGGACACGGCCTGGGCGTACCGGGACGCGGTCTGGTCCGGCGTGATCGCCGGGATCGGCGCGGAGCCGGGCGACGCGGAGCGGATCCGCGCGTGGGCGGTGGACTACTGGGACGCCCTGCACCCGCACTCCATGGGCGGCGCGTACGTCAACTTCCTGGGCGCGGACGAGGGCCGGGACCGGGTCCGGGCCACGTACCGGGGACACTACGACCGGCTGGCCGAGGTGAAGCGGACGTACGACCCGGACAACGTCTTCCACCACACGCAGAACATCGTCCCGGCGGCCGGCTGA
- a CDS encoding dihydrofolate reductase family protein → MRTLISTAFVSLDGVVEAPGGEPGYRNSGWTFKEVEFLPEVFEIKGREQKEASAMLLGRTSYEAFSAVWPDMEDFADYKEMPKYVVSTTLAEDDLVTNWGETTILRSLDEVAALKRTEGGPVIVHGSATLNRALSDAGLIDRYHLLVFPLLLGAGKRLFSTTDKDAQKLRLVEHEAYANGVQKQVFDVVR, encoded by the coding sequence ATGCGCACTCTGATCAGCACCGCCTTCGTCTCGCTCGACGGCGTCGTCGAGGCCCCGGGCGGCGAGCCCGGCTACCGCAACTCCGGGTGGACCTTCAAGGAGGTCGAGTTCCTCCCCGAGGTCTTCGAGATCAAGGGCCGGGAGCAGAAGGAGGCGTCCGCGATGCTCCTCGGCCGCACGAGCTACGAGGCGTTCAGCGCCGTGTGGCCGGACATGGAGGACTTCGCCGACTACAAGGAGATGCCGAAGTACGTCGTGTCCACCACCCTCGCCGAGGACGACCTGGTGACGAACTGGGGCGAGACCACGATCCTCCGCTCCCTCGACGAGGTGGCCGCCCTGAAGCGGACCGAGGGCGGCCCGGTCATCGTCCACGGCAGCGCCACCCTGAACCGCGCCCTGTCCGACGCGGGCCTGATCGACCGCTACCACCTGCTGGTCTTCCCGCTGCTGCTGGGCGCCGGCAAGCGGCTCTTCAGCACGACCGACAAGGACGCGCAGAAGCTGCGCCTCGTGGAGCACGAGGCGTACGCGAACGGCGTCCAGAAGCAGGTCTTCGACGTCGTCCGGTGA
- a CDS encoding class I SAM-dependent methyltransferase has protein sequence MSSARRQYDAIGEAYEGFKSLPLEQYAVVPSFLALVGDVRGRSVLDLASGTGFYSREFRRRGASEVLGVDISGEMVAVARKLEEADPLGVDYEVGDVAELRPFGRPFDIALGVQMLSYAPDVATTERMCRNVHRSLRPGGEFFILNQSPDYRFDGPTPERYGFRVELTGGQIETGPQVRLTALLDPPVSFVANRPRREVYENSLLAAGFRDLTWVPVTVSEAGLRAFGPDHWADFHANPPLEMLRCRA, from the coding sequence ATGAGCAGCGCACGTCGGCAGTACGACGCGATCGGCGAGGCGTACGAGGGGTTCAAGTCACTGCCGCTGGAGCAGTACGCGGTGGTGCCGAGCTTCCTGGCCCTGGTCGGAGACGTGAGGGGCCGGTCGGTCCTGGACCTGGCCTCCGGCACCGGCTTCTACAGCCGCGAGTTCCGGCGGCGCGGCGCCTCGGAGGTGCTCGGCGTCGACATCTCCGGCGAAATGGTCGCCGTGGCGCGGAAGCTGGAGGAGGCCGATCCGCTGGGCGTCGACTACGAGGTGGGCGACGTCGCCGAACTGCGCCCCTTCGGGCGGCCCTTCGACATCGCGCTCGGGGTCCAGATGCTCAGCTACGCGCCGGACGTCGCCACCACCGAGCGGATGTGCCGCAACGTCCACCGCAGCCTGAGGCCCGGCGGGGAGTTCTTCATCCTCAACCAGTCGCCCGACTACCGCTTCGACGGCCCGACCCCGGAGAGGTACGGCTTCCGCGTCGAGCTCACCGGCGGGCAGATCGAGACCGGCCCGCAGGTCCGCCTGACCGCGCTCCTCGACCCGCCGGTCTCCTTCGTCGCCAACCGCCCCCGCCGCGAGGTCTACGAGAACTCCCTGCTCGCCGCCGGTTTCCGCGACCTCACCTGGGTCCCGGTGACGGTCTCCGAGGCCGGCCTGCGCGCGTTCGGCCCCGACCACTGGGCCGACTTCCACGCCAACCCGCCGCTGGAGATGCTCCGCTGCCGCGCCTGA
- a CDS encoding LysE family transporter encodes MIAAAVAGLLAGYGIAIPVGAVGAYLVAVTARTGWRTGAGAALGVATADGVYALLAVAGGSALVPLLAPVTTPLRWASAVVLVALAARAAVLAVRTYRAGALASRDDGATGLTPARAYVTFLGITILNPMTVVYFAALILATGPDAPATPAERTVFVLAALLASASWQLLLTTGGSLLGRTLAGPRGRLATALASSTLITVLAVRLVS; translated from the coding sequence GTGATCGCCGCGGCGGTGGCCGGCCTCCTCGCCGGCTACGGCATCGCGATCCCGGTCGGCGCGGTCGGCGCCTACCTGGTGGCCGTCACGGCCAGGACCGGCTGGCGCACGGGCGCCGGCGCGGCCCTCGGCGTCGCCACCGCGGACGGCGTCTACGCCCTCCTCGCGGTCGCGGGCGGCTCCGCCCTCGTCCCGCTGCTCGCTCCCGTGACGACCCCCCTGCGCTGGGCCTCCGCGGTGGTCCTGGTGGCCCTCGCGGCCCGGGCGGCCGTGCTCGCCGTACGGACCTACCGCGCCGGGGCCCTCGCCTCGCGGGACGACGGGGCGACGGGCCTGACACCGGCCCGCGCGTACGTCACCTTCCTGGGCATCACGATCCTCAACCCCATGACGGTGGTCTACTTCGCCGCCCTGATCCTGGCCACCGGCCCCGACGCCCCCGCGACCCCCGCCGAGCGCACGGTCTTCGTCCTCGCGGCCCTGCTGGCCTCCGCCAGCTGGCAGCTCCTCCTCACCACCGGCGGCAGCCTCCTCGGCCGCACCCTCGCCGGCCCGCGCGGCCGCCTCGCGACGGCACTCGCGTCGAGCACGCTGATCACGGTCCTGGCGGTGCGACTGGTGAGCTGA
- a CDS encoding DUF2087 domain-containing protein, with protein MNTTTADLFAADGRLKAIPRKPARRAALLDHLAATLFEPARSYTEREVNEALKTVHDDFPALRRYLVVGGQLARTKDGSAYHRQQRTGVPAGATPAVA; from the coding sequence ATGAACACCACCACCGCCGATCTGTTCGCGGCCGACGGGCGCCTCAAGGCGATCCCGCGCAAGCCCGCGCGCCGGGCCGCCCTGCTCGACCATCTCGCCGCGACGCTCTTCGAACCGGCCCGCTCCTACACCGAGCGCGAGGTCAACGAGGCCCTGAAGACCGTGCACGACGACTTCCCGGCCCTGCGCCGCTATCTGGTCGTCGGCGGGCAGCTCGCCCGTACGAAGGACGGCTCGGCCTACCACCGACAGCAGCGGACCGGCGTCCCCGCAGGAGCGACCCCCGCCGTCGCGTGA
- a CDS encoding amino acid adenylation domain-containing protein: MASTLDRLLRAQVQARPDDTAVVFEDDTLTFRELHEGAAALAGRLRALGVAADHRVGVHVEPSLELMTGTWGVVLSGGAYVPLSPEYPEERLRYMIEDSGAGIVVTQERFRDRVTALAPPGTTVVTLEDAVRHARRTDGAADPVAGPGPTPGDLAYVIYTSGSTGRPKGVMVEHRSIAAQMRWMAAEHHLGPGQTVVQKTPMSFDAAQWEILAPAVGARVAVGPPGVYRDPEGLIDTVRRHGATMVQCVPTLLQALLDTERFASCTTLRRVYSGGEILSRNLAVQLLAELPGAELVNLYGPTECTINASSHTVDRATVADGPAAIPIGRPAYETSFHIRDGELCIGGVQVARGYLDRPELTAERFVTTETGERLYRTGDLATWNEDGTVQFAGRADNQIKLRGFRVELDEIALAIENHDWVKSAAVIVRNEPRTGFQNLVACVELSPKEAALMDQGNHGAHHQSKESKLQVKAQLSNAGTLDARELAGRPVVELPGRTPTERMRRTVFARKTYRFYEGGPVTRADVLDALARRPEGIGSRAVGTLTAADLGGILRWFGQFLSEERLLPKYGYASPGALYATQLYVRVRGIAGLEPGTYYYHPVHHRLHLMEPGAAGEAAASHEPYVRLGFRGKREAIEPVYKNNIREVLEIETGHMVGLFEEILPGFGLAIRPVRGGRDPQDLGLFELVPYDEESVRASDPEVDLYVQSHPDRIADLPAGQYAYQGGELVPVGDLLVERRHVIAINQAVYERASLGVTAVSRTAEPWRAYVDLGRALQRLQLGDHGLGFMSSGYSSMSGHPLPAARRADEILAAAGRATGPSYFFVGGRVSEEQRLSEGMYEDTVHMKGPAEMIRDDLAQHLPDYMIPNRVVVLDRLPLSANGKVDTKALADLAVVNAGLHGRPHVPPRTRTERRIAEIWAAALKYEEVEAVSVQDDFFESGGNSLIAVALITRINREFGASTLPLQILFECPTIEKLAHRVDGAAATPASRLVRLHAEGDRSPVYCWPGLGGYTMNLRFLAEEAGIDRPFYGVQAHGINRGETPYDTIREMAAADVAAIRRRQPSGPYTLWGYSFGARVAFESAHLLEAAGEQVEHLFLIAPGSPKVREESAAGGASYDNPGFTQILYSVFAGALEDVPAKDAEGFAAYVTERFPALDPELVARIIAIVEKTFEFTYTFRELTERTVSCPVTIFKARGDDYSFLETATGWSERPPTVVELDADHYSLLRAPDLQELVKKIGYRLGR, encoded by the coding sequence ATGGCCAGTACGTTGGACCGGTTGCTGCGCGCCCAGGTTCAGGCGCGCCCGGACGACACCGCCGTCGTCTTCGAGGACGACACCCTCACCTTCCGCGAGCTGCACGAGGGCGCCGCCGCCCTCGCCGGCCGTCTCCGCGCCCTCGGCGTCGCCGCGGACCACCGCGTCGGCGTCCACGTCGAACCGTCGCTCGAGCTGATGACCGGTACGTGGGGGGTGGTGCTCTCCGGCGGCGCGTACGTCCCGCTCTCCCCGGAGTACCCCGAGGAGCGCCTCCGCTACATGATCGAGGACAGCGGCGCCGGGATCGTCGTCACCCAGGAACGTTTCCGCGATCGCGTCACCGCGCTCGCTCCCCCCGGCACCACCGTCGTCACCCTGGAGGACGCCGTGCGGCACGCCCGGCGCACCGACGGCGCCGCCGACCCCGTCGCCGGTCCCGGTCCGACGCCCGGAGACCTCGCGTACGTGATCTACACCTCCGGCTCGACCGGCAGGCCCAAGGGCGTCATGGTCGAGCACCGCTCGATCGCCGCGCAGATGCGCTGGATGGCCGCCGAGCACCACCTCGGCCCGGGCCAGACCGTCGTCCAGAAGACGCCCATGAGCTTCGACGCCGCCCAGTGGGAGATCCTCGCCCCGGCCGTCGGCGCCCGGGTCGCCGTGGGCCCGCCGGGGGTGTACCGGGATCCCGAGGGCCTGATCGACACCGTACGGCGGCACGGGGCCACCATGGTCCAGTGCGTGCCGACCCTCCTCCAGGCCCTCCTGGACACCGAGCGGTTCGCCTCCTGCACCACGCTGCGCCGGGTCTACTCGGGCGGCGAGATCCTCTCCCGCAACCTGGCCGTCCAGCTCCTCGCCGAGCTGCCCGGTGCCGAGCTGGTCAACCTGTACGGCCCCACCGAGTGCACCATCAACGCCTCCTCCCACACCGTGGACCGCGCCACCGTCGCCGACGGCCCCGCCGCGATCCCCATCGGCAGACCGGCGTACGAGACCAGCTTCCACATACGCGACGGCGAGCTGTGCATCGGAGGGGTCCAGGTCGCGCGGGGGTACCTGGACCGGCCCGAGCTCACGGCGGAACGCTTCGTCACCACCGAGACCGGCGAGCGCCTCTACCGCACCGGTGACCTGGCCACCTGGAACGAGGACGGCACCGTCCAGTTCGCGGGCCGCGCCGACAACCAGATCAAGCTGCGCGGCTTCCGCGTCGAGCTGGACGAGATCGCGCTCGCCATCGAGAACCACGACTGGGTGAAGTCCGCCGCCGTCATCGTCAGGAACGAGCCCCGCACCGGCTTCCAGAACCTGGTCGCCTGCGTCGAGCTCTCCCCGAAGGAAGCCGCCCTGATGGACCAGGGCAACCACGGCGCCCACCACCAGTCCAAGGAGTCCAAGCTCCAGGTCAAGGCGCAGCTGTCCAACGCGGGCACCCTCGACGCGCGCGAGCTGGCCGGCCGCCCGGTCGTCGAGCTGCCCGGCCGCACGCCCACCGAGCGGATGCGCCGCACCGTCTTCGCCCGCAAGACCTACCGCTTCTACGAGGGCGGTCCGGTCACCCGCGCCGATGTCCTCGACGCGCTCGCCCGCCGCCCGGAGGGCATCGGCTCCCGCGCGGTCGGCACGCTGACCGCCGCCGACCTGGGCGGGATCCTGCGCTGGTTCGGCCAGTTCCTCAGCGAGGAGCGGCTGCTGCCGAAGTACGGCTACGCCTCGCCGGGCGCCCTGTACGCCACGCAGCTCTACGTCCGGGTCCGGGGGATCGCGGGCCTGGAGCCCGGCACGTACTACTACCACCCGGTGCACCACCGGCTGCACCTGATGGAGCCGGGGGCGGCCGGGGAGGCCGCGGCGTCGCACGAGCCGTACGTCCGCTTAGGGTTCCGCGGCAAGCGGGAGGCCATCGAGCCCGTCTACAAGAACAACATCCGCGAGGTCCTGGAGATCGAGACCGGGCACATGGTGGGCCTGTTCGAGGAGATCCTGCCGGGCTTCGGCCTCGCGATCCGCCCGGTGCGCGGCGGGCGGGACCCGCAGGACCTGGGCCTGTTCGAACTCGTCCCGTACGACGAGGAGTCGGTGCGGGCATCGGACCCCGAGGTGGACCTGTACGTGCAGTCCCACCCGGACCGGATCGCCGACCTGCCCGCCGGCCAGTACGCCTACCAGGGCGGGGAGCTGGTGCCGGTCGGGGACCTGCTGGTGGAGCGCAGGCACGTCATCGCGATCAACCAGGCCGTGTACGAGCGGGCGAGTCTCGGCGTCACCGCCGTCAGCAGGACGGCGGAGCCCTGGCGCGCGTACGTCGACCTGGGCCGGGCCCTCCAGCGGCTGCAACTCGGCGACCACGGGCTCGGCTTCATGTCCTCGGGCTACAGCTCCATGTCCGGCCACCCGCTGCCGGCCGCCCGCCGCGCGGACGAGATCCTGGCGGCGGCGGGCCGCGCCACCGGCCCCTCGTACTTCTTCGTCGGCGGCCGGGTCAGCGAGGAGCAGCGGCTGAGCGAGGGCATGTACGAGGACACCGTGCACATGAAGGGGCCCGCGGAGATGATCCGCGACGACCTGGCGCAGCACCTGCCCGACTACATGATCCCCAACCGGGTGGTGGTCCTGGACCGGCTGCCGCTCTCCGCCAACGGCAAGGTCGACACCAAGGCGCTCGCCGACCTCGCCGTCGTCAACGCCGGTCTCCACGGCCGCCCGCACGTGCCGCCGCGCACCCGCACCGAGCGGCGGATCGCCGAGATCTGGGCGGCGGCGCTCAAGTACGAGGAGGTCGAGGCGGTCTCCGTGCAGGACGACTTCTTCGAGTCGGGCGGCAACTCGCTGATCGCGGTCGCGCTCATCACGAGGATCAACCGCGAGTTCGGCGCGTCGACCCTCCCCCTCCAGATCCTCTTCGAGTGCCCCACCATCGAGAAGCTGGCCCACCGCGTGGACGGCGCCGCCGCGACCCCCGCCTCCCGCCTGGTCCGGCTGCACGCCGAGGGCGACCGGTCACCCGTCTACTGCTGGCCGGGCCTGGGCGGCTACACCATGAACCTGCGCTTCCTCGCCGAGGAGGCCGGCATCGACCGGCCCTTCTACGGGGTGCAGGCGCACGGCATCAACCGCGGCGAGACCCCGTACGACACCATCCGCGAGATGGCCGCCGCCGACGTGGCCGCCATCCGCCGGCGCCAGCCCTCGGGCCCGTACACCCTGTGGGGCTACTCCTTCGGCGCCCGTGTCGCCTTCGAGTCGGCGCACCTCCTGGAGGCGGCGGGCGAGCAGGTGGAGCACCTGTTCCTGATCGCGCCCGGCTCCCCGAAGGTCCGCGAGGAGTCGGCGGCCGGCGGCGCCTCGTACGACAACCCCGGGTTCACGCAGATCCTGTACTCGGTCTTCGCGGGCGCCCTGGAGGACGTCCCGGCGAAGGACGCGGAGGGCTTCGCCGCGTACGTGACGGAACGGTTCCCCGCGCTCGATCCGGAGCTGGTCGCCCGGATCATCGCCATCGTGGAGAAGACCTTCGAGTTCACGTACACCTTCCGCGAACTGACCGAGCGGACCGTCTCCTGTCCGGTCACGATCTTCAAGGCCCGCGGTGACGACTACTCCTTCCTGGAGACGGCGACCGGCTGGTCCGAGCGCCCGCCGACGGTGGTGGAGCTCGACGCCGACCACTACAGCCTGCTGCGGGCGCCGGACCTCCAGGAGCTGGTGAAGAAGATCGGATACCGGCTGGGGCGGTAA
- a CDS encoding maleylpyruvate isomerase family mycothiol-dependent enzyme, whose product MCTDDHTRDPWLPDRLLKTERDLLMPLLRRTPEAAYELRTACPGWTARQVLAHCAAALVRIVEGRLEEGVFLPEANAADVAERADWPLGRILDELERGLTEAGPVIAGHEDGRLDAVALGEWVHAGDVREAFGEPGAYCGDALDLALPLLSVTSRRRGTPRLVGVLADRAGEVELGNPVEGRPPARFHGDAATLIRICSGRPLVRTRYELTGATEQELLIYR is encoded by the coding sequence ATGTGTACCGACGACCACACCCGTGACCCGTGGCTCCCGGACCGGCTCCTGAAGACGGAGCGGGACCTGCTGATGCCGCTGCTGCGCCGTACGCCCGAGGCGGCGTACGAGCTGCGCACCGCCTGCCCCGGCTGGACCGCCCGGCAGGTGCTCGCCCACTGCGCGGCGGCGCTCGTGAGGATCGTCGAAGGGCGCCTGGAGGAGGGCGTGTTCCTCCCCGAGGCGAACGCCGCCGACGTCGCCGAACGCGCGGACTGGCCGCTCGGCCGGATCCTCGACGAGCTGGAACGGGGCCTCACCGAGGCCGGTCCGGTCATCGCCGGCCACGAGGACGGGCGCCTCGACGCCGTCGCGCTCGGCGAGTGGGTGCACGCCGGTGACGTACGGGAGGCATTCGGCGAGCCCGGTGCCTACTGCGGCGACGCCCTCGACCTGGCCCTGCCGCTGCTGTCCGTCACCAGCCGCAGACGCGGGACCCCCCGGCTCGTCGGGGTGCTCGCGGACCGGGCCGGAGAGGTCGAGCTGGGGAACCCGGTCGAGGGCCGGCCGCCGGCCCGGTTCCACGGCGACGCGGCCACCCTGATCCGCATCTGCTCGGGCCGCCCGCTGGTCCGCACCCGCTACGAGCTGACGGGCGCGACGGAACAAGAACTCCTCATCTATCGCTGA
- the ahcY gene encoding adenosylhomocysteinase: MPDTTAAATAFTDFKVADIGLAEFGRKEITLAEHEMPGLMAIRREYAASQPLAGARITGSLHMTVQTAVLIETLVALGAQVRWVSCNIYSTQDHAAAAIAAAGIPVFAWKGETLEEYWWCTEQALTWPGADGPNMILDDGGDATLLVHKGVEHQKTGALPEAANEELAVVRSLLETTTLDWTALAAGIRGVTEETTTGVHRLYEMHRDGALLFPAINVNDAVTKSKFDNKYGCRHSLIDGINRATDTLIGGKTAVVCGYGDVGKGCAESLRGQGARVIVTEIDPICALQAAMDGYQVTTLDEVVETADIFITTTGNKDIIMAADIARMKHQAIVGNIGHFDNEIDMAGLAAVPGIVKDEVKPQVHTWTFPDGKTVIVLSEGRLLNLGNATGHPSFVMSNSFADQTLAQIELYTKTDQYPIGVHTLPKHLDEKVARLHLDALGVTLTTLRPEQAAYIGVPVDGPYKPDHYRY, encoded by the coding sequence ATGCCTGACACCACGGCCGCGGCCACGGCCTTCACCGACTTCAAGGTTGCCGACATCGGTCTGGCGGAGTTCGGCCGTAAGGAGATCACGCTGGCCGAGCACGAGATGCCGGGCCTGATGGCGATCCGCCGCGAGTACGCCGCCTCCCAGCCCCTCGCGGGCGCCCGGATCACCGGCTCCCTCCACATGACCGTCCAGACCGCCGTCCTCATCGAAACCCTCGTCGCCCTGGGCGCACAGGTCCGCTGGGTGTCCTGCAACATCTACTCCACCCAGGACCACGCCGCCGCCGCGATCGCCGCCGCCGGCATCCCCGTCTTCGCCTGGAAAGGCGAAACCCTCGAGGAATACTGGTGGTGCACCGAGCAGGCCCTGACCTGGCCCGGCGCCGACGGACCCAACATGATCCTCGACGACGGCGGCGACGCCACCCTTCTCGTCCACAAAGGCGTCGAACACCAGAAGACCGGCGCCCTGCCCGAAGCCGCCAACGAGGAACTCGCCGTCGTCCGCTCCCTCCTCGAAACCACCACCCTGGACTGGACAGCCCTGGCCGCCGGCATCCGCGGCGTCACCGAGGAGACCACCACCGGCGTCCACCGCCTCTACGAAATGCACCGCGACGGCGCACTCCTCTTCCCCGCCATCAACGTCAACGACGCCGTCACCAAGTCCAAGTTCGACAACAAATACGGCTGCCGCCACTCCCTCATCGACGGCATCAACCGCGCCACCGACACCCTCATCGGCGGCAAGACCGCCGTCGTCTGCGGCTACGGCGACGTCGGCAAGGGCTGCGCCGAATCACTGCGCGGCCAGGGCGCCCGCGTCATCGTCACCGAGATCGACCCCATCTGCGCCCTCCAGGCAGCCATGGACGGCTACCAGGTCACCACCCTCGACGAAGTCGTCGAGACCGCTGACATCTTCATCACCACCACCGGCAACAAGGACATCATCATGGCCGCCGACATCGCCAGGATGAAGCACCAGGCCATCGTCGGGAACATCGGCCACTTCGACAACGAGATCGACATGGCCGGCCTCGCCGCCGTCCCCGGCATCGTCAAGGACGAGGTCAAACCCCAGGTCCACACCTGGACCTTCCCCGACGGCAAGACCGTCATCGTCCTGTCCGAAGGCCGCCTGCTCAACCTCGGCAACGCCACCGGCCACCCGTCCTTCGTCATGTCGAACTCCTTCGCCGACCAGACCCTGGCCCAGATCGAGCTCTACACCAAGACCGACCAGTACCCCATCGGCGTCCACACCCTCCCCAAGCACCTCGACGAAAAGGTCGCCCGCCTCCACCTCGACGCCCTCGGCGTCACCCTCACCACCCTCCGCCCCGAACAAGCCGCCTACATCGGCGTCCCCGTCGACGGCCCCTACAAGCCCGACCACTACCGCTACTGA